A single Stigmatopora argus isolate UIUO_Sarg chromosome 7, RoL_Sarg_1.0, whole genome shotgun sequence DNA region contains:
- the pecam1b gene encoding platelet endothelial cell adhesion molecule isoform X1: MDRFLLLLSCMLIFTYHPQRGADAQSMFTIRNISISLEPGSNVARGTNVTVRCQALVSSSGSGTLSREYTIYKDSIVVYTKTSSSSGDLIYRLFDARVFNTGKYKCMINIEGKRLTSEAKKLSVTGLSTPLLNLKTAMISEGEELTARCTAPGETGAIIFYFYDGTKEILEDRVNSNQSEVKLRFNSVGIHKLYCSYTVFVTPQSFPSDKSGTMTIIVKELSIAPVLEIFPYSKIYEGDRLDIMCGIRDLMPEMQGNVHLYLSRGTQLLSRGNTNVNHSMIALAKDTEEFECRLEMGNVVKVDTKKVAVTELFSVPTLSMSPSEVFQREYMTLSCKSDSFALERIHRDDLIYTMDPPESLLVQKSTGVFVGKALLYDFNYTCIAQAKGIRKYSRLLTVRPKVTVSTPRISVAGRAVLGRPFKILCQSDTGSLPINYTLLQDYEQLSMAIVKMPFEQALFTITINHPGDINKFMCEAKNSQREGPLSKRLDATVVVPLSHPTLTVIPNFLEIAEGDHLFLICGVKGTPPITFKWYRDDSNKPIFTTTSDKNNTDYQIQALGKDDSGSYYCEALNYANNVVRSAPVTIEVRLALWKKALIGGFCLLVLGVLVVAIVLCFRSKRGKREAAAELSVKPSSPKSDDSLTVSLTRDTEVNNAAPGKVEMVDISVWSERPPQTGNDEESSMVSNEPDVEYTEVVHPQPTDISRAPLRKGTETVYSELQNSPHGADDAPGYGSVEYADLNVEQHEMNHYPVEHTNFQDLPVPVD; the protein is encoded by the exons ATGGACCGCTTTCTGCTTCTGTTGTCCTGCATGCTCATATTCACCT ACCATCCACAGAGAGGGGCCGATGCTCAATCGA TGTTCACTATCAGAAATATCAGCATATCCCTCGAACCCGGTTCCAATGTGGCGCGGGGCACCAATGTGACTGTGCGCTGTCAGGCTTTGGTCAGCAGTTCAGGCTCAGGGACTCTGAGTCGGGAGTACACAATCTACAAAGACAGCATCGTAGTGTACACAAAGACCAGCAGCAGCTCAGGCGACCTCATCTACCGCCTCTTCGATGCCAGGGTCTTCAACACGGGCAAATACAAGTGTATGATCAACATTGAAGGCAAGAGGCTGACCAGCGAGGCCAAGAAACTTTCAGTCACTG GTCTTTCTACACCTCTGCTTAATTTGAAAACTGCGATGATCAGTGAGGGGGAGGAGCTAACAGCCAGGTGCACAGCGCCCGGAGAAACGGGCGCCATCATTTTCTATTTCTATGATGGCACCAAAGAGATCCTGGAGGACCGCGTTAACTCCAACCAGTCAGAAGTCAAACTCCGTTTCAACAGTGTCGGCATCCACAAACTGTACTGTTCCTACACCGTCTTTGTGACACCTCAGTCCTTTCCATCCGACAAGAGCGGCACTATGACCATCATAGTCAAAG AGCTTTCCATTGCACCAGTTTTGGAGATTTTTCCTTATAGTAAAATCTACGAAGGAGACAGACTTGACATTATGTGTGGCATCAGAGACCTTATGCCCGAGATGCAGGGAAATGTTCACCTCTACCTGAGCCGTGGGACTCAGCTTCTCAGCAGAGGGAACACCAATGTCAACCACAGCATGATCGCATTGGCCAAGGACACAGAGGAATTTGAGTGCAGACTGGAAATGGGAAATGTTGTGAAAGTCGACACAAAAAAGGTTGCAGTGACTG AACTCTTTTCAGTGCCCACTCTCAGTATGTCTCCAAGTGAAGTCTTTCAACGGGAATACATGACTCTGAGCTGCAAAAGTGACAGCTTCGCTTTAGAGAGAATCCACAGGGACGACTTGATTTACACAATGGATCCACCGGAGAGTCTCCTAGTCCAAAAGAGCACTGGCGTTTTTGTGGGCAAAGCCCTGCTCTACGATTTCAACTACACCTGCATCGCACAAGCCAAGGGCATCAGGAAATACAGTCGACTATTAACAGTCCGACCGAAAG TAACTGTATCAACGCCAAGAATCTCCGTGGCTGGTAGGGCAGTGCTAGGACGTCCCTTCAAGATCCTGTGTCAGTCGGATACAGGCAGTCTACCCATAAACTACACTTTGCTTCAGGACTATGAACAACTAAGCATGGCCATTgttaaaatgccttttgaacAGGCACTTTTCACCATCACAATCAACCACCCTGGTGACATCAACAAGTTCATGTGCGAGGCCAAGAACAGCCAGAGAGAAGGGCCACTCAGCAAAAGACTAGATGCCACTGTTGTTG TGCCGCTGTCTCATCCGACCCTGACCGTCATCCCTAACTTTCTGGAAATTGCAGAGGGGGATCATCTATTCCTCATCTGTGGTGTAAAAGGCACCCCACCCATCACCTTTAAGTGGTACCGCGATGACAGCAACAAGCCTATCTTTACCACCACCTCCGATAAGAACAATACCGACTATCAGATTCAAGCGTTGGGCAAAGATGACAGTGGTAGCTACTACTGTGAGGCCCTAAATTACGCCAACAATGTCGTCCGCAGTGCACCAGTCACCATAGAAG TGCGCCTGGCCCTATGGAAAAAGGCGTTGATCGGGGGCTTCTGTCTTTTGGTGCTGGGGGTGTTGGTGGTGGCCATTGTGCTGTGCTTCAGGTCCAAGAGAG GTAAAAGGGAAGCAGCTGCTGAATTGTCAGT AAAGCCTTCGAGCCCTAAATCAGATGACTCGTTAACAGTGAGTCTAACCCGCGACACAGAGGTTAATAATGCAGCCccag GTAAAGTGGAGATGGTAGACATCAGCGTGTGGAGCGAGAGGCCGCCTCAAACAG GCAATGACGAAGAGAGCAGCATGGTGTCTAATGAGCCTGATGTGGAGTACACTGAAGTGGTGCATCCTCAACCAACAGACATATCCAGAG CACCACTGAGGAAAGGCACTGAAACAGTTTACAGCGAGCTCCAGAATTCCCCACATG gtgctGATGACGCTCCTGGTTAT GGTTCCGTGGAGTATGCTGATCTCAATGTTGAACAACATGAAATGAATCACTATCCAGTGGAGCACACCAACTTCCAGGATCTCCCCGTTCCAGTGGATTAA
- the pecam1b gene encoding platelet endothelial cell adhesion molecule isoform X2, which translates to MDRFLLLLSCMLIFTYHPQRGADAQSMFTIRNISISLEPGSNVARGTNVTVRCQALVSSSGSGTLSREYTIYKDSIVVYTKTSSSSGDLIYRLFDARVFNTGKYKCMINIEGKRLTSEAKKLSVTGLSTPLLNLKTAMISEGEELTARCTAPGETGAIIFYFYDGTKEILEDRVNSNQSEVKLRFNSVGIHKLYCSYTVFVTPQSFPSDKSGTMTIIVKELSIAPVLEIFPYSKIYEGDRLDIMCGIRDLMPEMQGNVHLYLSRGTQLLSRGNTNVNHSMIALAKDTEEFECRLEMGNVVKVDTKKVAVTELFSVPTLSMSPSEVFQREYMTLSCKSDSFALERIHRDDLIYTMDPPESLLVQKSTGVFVGKALLYDFNYTCIAQAKGIRKYSRLLTVRPKVTVSTPRISVAGRAVLGRPFKILCQSDTGSLPINYTLLQDYEQLSMAIVKMPFEQALFTITINHPGDINKFMCEAKNSQREGPLSKRLDATVVVPLSHPTLTVIPNFLEIAEGDHLFLICGVKGTPPITFKWYRDDSNKPIFTTTSDKNNTDYQIQALGKDDSGSYYCEALNYANNVVRSAPVTIEVRLALWKKALIGGFCLLVLGVLVVAIVLCFRSKRGKVEMVDISVWSERPPQTGNDEESSMVSNEPDVEYTEVVHPQPTDISRAPLRKGTETVYSELQNSPHGADDAPGYGSVEYADLNVEQHEMNHYPVEHTNFQDLPVPVD; encoded by the exons ATGGACCGCTTTCTGCTTCTGTTGTCCTGCATGCTCATATTCACCT ACCATCCACAGAGAGGGGCCGATGCTCAATCGA TGTTCACTATCAGAAATATCAGCATATCCCTCGAACCCGGTTCCAATGTGGCGCGGGGCACCAATGTGACTGTGCGCTGTCAGGCTTTGGTCAGCAGTTCAGGCTCAGGGACTCTGAGTCGGGAGTACACAATCTACAAAGACAGCATCGTAGTGTACACAAAGACCAGCAGCAGCTCAGGCGACCTCATCTACCGCCTCTTCGATGCCAGGGTCTTCAACACGGGCAAATACAAGTGTATGATCAACATTGAAGGCAAGAGGCTGACCAGCGAGGCCAAGAAACTTTCAGTCACTG GTCTTTCTACACCTCTGCTTAATTTGAAAACTGCGATGATCAGTGAGGGGGAGGAGCTAACAGCCAGGTGCACAGCGCCCGGAGAAACGGGCGCCATCATTTTCTATTTCTATGATGGCACCAAAGAGATCCTGGAGGACCGCGTTAACTCCAACCAGTCAGAAGTCAAACTCCGTTTCAACAGTGTCGGCATCCACAAACTGTACTGTTCCTACACCGTCTTTGTGACACCTCAGTCCTTTCCATCCGACAAGAGCGGCACTATGACCATCATAGTCAAAG AGCTTTCCATTGCACCAGTTTTGGAGATTTTTCCTTATAGTAAAATCTACGAAGGAGACAGACTTGACATTATGTGTGGCATCAGAGACCTTATGCCCGAGATGCAGGGAAATGTTCACCTCTACCTGAGCCGTGGGACTCAGCTTCTCAGCAGAGGGAACACCAATGTCAACCACAGCATGATCGCATTGGCCAAGGACACAGAGGAATTTGAGTGCAGACTGGAAATGGGAAATGTTGTGAAAGTCGACACAAAAAAGGTTGCAGTGACTG AACTCTTTTCAGTGCCCACTCTCAGTATGTCTCCAAGTGAAGTCTTTCAACGGGAATACATGACTCTGAGCTGCAAAAGTGACAGCTTCGCTTTAGAGAGAATCCACAGGGACGACTTGATTTACACAATGGATCCACCGGAGAGTCTCCTAGTCCAAAAGAGCACTGGCGTTTTTGTGGGCAAAGCCCTGCTCTACGATTTCAACTACACCTGCATCGCACAAGCCAAGGGCATCAGGAAATACAGTCGACTATTAACAGTCCGACCGAAAG TAACTGTATCAACGCCAAGAATCTCCGTGGCTGGTAGGGCAGTGCTAGGACGTCCCTTCAAGATCCTGTGTCAGTCGGATACAGGCAGTCTACCCATAAACTACACTTTGCTTCAGGACTATGAACAACTAAGCATGGCCATTgttaaaatgccttttgaacAGGCACTTTTCACCATCACAATCAACCACCCTGGTGACATCAACAAGTTCATGTGCGAGGCCAAGAACAGCCAGAGAGAAGGGCCACTCAGCAAAAGACTAGATGCCACTGTTGTTG TGCCGCTGTCTCATCCGACCCTGACCGTCATCCCTAACTTTCTGGAAATTGCAGAGGGGGATCATCTATTCCTCATCTGTGGTGTAAAAGGCACCCCACCCATCACCTTTAAGTGGTACCGCGATGACAGCAACAAGCCTATCTTTACCACCACCTCCGATAAGAACAATACCGACTATCAGATTCAAGCGTTGGGCAAAGATGACAGTGGTAGCTACTACTGTGAGGCCCTAAATTACGCCAACAATGTCGTCCGCAGTGCACCAGTCACCATAGAAG TGCGCCTGGCCCTATGGAAAAAGGCGTTGATCGGGGGCTTCTGTCTTTTGGTGCTGGGGGTGTTGGTGGTGGCCATTGTGCTGTGCTTCAGGTCCAAGAGAG GTAAAGTGGAGATGGTAGACATCAGCGTGTGGAGCGAGAGGCCGCCTCAAACAG GCAATGACGAAGAGAGCAGCATGGTGTCTAATGAGCCTGATGTGGAGTACACTGAAGTGGTGCATCCTCAACCAACAGACATATCCAGAG CACCACTGAGGAAAGGCACTGAAACAGTTTACAGCGAGCTCCAGAATTCCCCACATG gtgctGATGACGCTCCTGGTTAT GGTTCCGTGGAGTATGCTGATCTCAATGTTGAACAACATGAAATGAATCACTATCCAGTGGAGCACACCAACTTCCAGGATCTCCCCGTTCCAGTGGATTAA
- the pecam1b gene encoding platelet endothelial cell adhesion molecule isoform X3 translates to MDRFLLLLSCMLIFTYHPQRGADAQSMFTIRNISISLEPGSNVARGTNVTVRCQALVSSSGSGTLSREYTIYKDSIVVYTKTSSSSGDLIYRLFDARVFNTGKYKCMINIEGKRLTSEAKKLSVTGLSTPLLNLKTAMISEGEELTARCTAPGETGAIIFYFYDGTKEILEDRVNSNQSEVKLRFNSVGIHKLYCSYTVFVTPQSFPSDKSGTMTIIVKELSIAPVLEIFPYSKIYEGDRLDIMCGIRDLMPEMQGNVHLYLSRGTQLLSRGNTNVNHSMIALAKDTEEFECRLEMGNVVKVDTKKVAVTELFSVPTLSMSPSEVFQREYMTLSCKSDSFALERIHRDDLIYTMDPPESLLVQKSTGVFVGKALLYDFNYTCIAQAKGIRKYSRLLTVRPKVTVSTPRISVAGRAVLGRPFKILCQSDTGSLPINYTLLQDYEQLSMAIVKMPFEQALFTITINHPGDINKFMCEAKNSQREGPLSKRLDATVVVPLSHPTLTVIPNFLEIAEGDHLFLICGVKGTPPITFKWYRDDSNKPIFTTTSDKNNTDYQIQALGKDDSGSYYCEALNYANNVVRSAPVTIEVRLALWKKALIGGFCLLVLGVLVVAIVLCFRSKRGKREAAAELSVKPSSPKSDDSLTVSLTRDTEVNNAAPDAVPHYDGMEGRVTNGTRASAVSLPTDISNRSSFSIPATV, encoded by the exons ATGGACCGCTTTCTGCTTCTGTTGTCCTGCATGCTCATATTCACCT ACCATCCACAGAGAGGGGCCGATGCTCAATCGA TGTTCACTATCAGAAATATCAGCATATCCCTCGAACCCGGTTCCAATGTGGCGCGGGGCACCAATGTGACTGTGCGCTGTCAGGCTTTGGTCAGCAGTTCAGGCTCAGGGACTCTGAGTCGGGAGTACACAATCTACAAAGACAGCATCGTAGTGTACACAAAGACCAGCAGCAGCTCAGGCGACCTCATCTACCGCCTCTTCGATGCCAGGGTCTTCAACACGGGCAAATACAAGTGTATGATCAACATTGAAGGCAAGAGGCTGACCAGCGAGGCCAAGAAACTTTCAGTCACTG GTCTTTCTACACCTCTGCTTAATTTGAAAACTGCGATGATCAGTGAGGGGGAGGAGCTAACAGCCAGGTGCACAGCGCCCGGAGAAACGGGCGCCATCATTTTCTATTTCTATGATGGCACCAAAGAGATCCTGGAGGACCGCGTTAACTCCAACCAGTCAGAAGTCAAACTCCGTTTCAACAGTGTCGGCATCCACAAACTGTACTGTTCCTACACCGTCTTTGTGACACCTCAGTCCTTTCCATCCGACAAGAGCGGCACTATGACCATCATAGTCAAAG AGCTTTCCATTGCACCAGTTTTGGAGATTTTTCCTTATAGTAAAATCTACGAAGGAGACAGACTTGACATTATGTGTGGCATCAGAGACCTTATGCCCGAGATGCAGGGAAATGTTCACCTCTACCTGAGCCGTGGGACTCAGCTTCTCAGCAGAGGGAACACCAATGTCAACCACAGCATGATCGCATTGGCCAAGGACACAGAGGAATTTGAGTGCAGACTGGAAATGGGAAATGTTGTGAAAGTCGACACAAAAAAGGTTGCAGTGACTG AACTCTTTTCAGTGCCCACTCTCAGTATGTCTCCAAGTGAAGTCTTTCAACGGGAATACATGACTCTGAGCTGCAAAAGTGACAGCTTCGCTTTAGAGAGAATCCACAGGGACGACTTGATTTACACAATGGATCCACCGGAGAGTCTCCTAGTCCAAAAGAGCACTGGCGTTTTTGTGGGCAAAGCCCTGCTCTACGATTTCAACTACACCTGCATCGCACAAGCCAAGGGCATCAGGAAATACAGTCGACTATTAACAGTCCGACCGAAAG TAACTGTATCAACGCCAAGAATCTCCGTGGCTGGTAGGGCAGTGCTAGGACGTCCCTTCAAGATCCTGTGTCAGTCGGATACAGGCAGTCTACCCATAAACTACACTTTGCTTCAGGACTATGAACAACTAAGCATGGCCATTgttaaaatgccttttgaacAGGCACTTTTCACCATCACAATCAACCACCCTGGTGACATCAACAAGTTCATGTGCGAGGCCAAGAACAGCCAGAGAGAAGGGCCACTCAGCAAAAGACTAGATGCCACTGTTGTTG TGCCGCTGTCTCATCCGACCCTGACCGTCATCCCTAACTTTCTGGAAATTGCAGAGGGGGATCATCTATTCCTCATCTGTGGTGTAAAAGGCACCCCACCCATCACCTTTAAGTGGTACCGCGATGACAGCAACAAGCCTATCTTTACCACCACCTCCGATAAGAACAATACCGACTATCAGATTCAAGCGTTGGGCAAAGATGACAGTGGTAGCTACTACTGTGAGGCCCTAAATTACGCCAACAATGTCGTCCGCAGTGCACCAGTCACCATAGAAG TGCGCCTGGCCCTATGGAAAAAGGCGTTGATCGGGGGCTTCTGTCTTTTGGTGCTGGGGGTGTTGGTGGTGGCCATTGTGCTGTGCTTCAGGTCCAAGAGAG GTAAAAGGGAAGCAGCTGCTGAATTGTCAGT AAAGCCTTCGAGCCCTAAATCAGATGACTCGTTAACAGTGAGTCTAACCCGCGACACAGAGGTTAATAATGCAGCCccag ACGCAGTGCCACACTATGATGGCATGGAGGGGAGGGTGACCAATGGGACACGAGCTAGCGCGGTGTCGCTTCCCACTGACATCAGCAACAGGAGCAGCTTCAGTATCCCAGCCACAGTGTAG
- the pecam1b gene encoding platelet endothelial cell adhesion molecule isoform X4, whose protein sequence is MDRFLLLLSCMLIFTYHPQRGADAQSMFTIRNISISLEPGSNVARGTNVTVRCQALVSSSGSGTLSREYTIYKDSIVVYTKTSSSSGDLIYRLFDARVFNTGKYKCMINIEGKRLTSEAKKLSVTGLSTPLLNLKTAMISEGEELTARCTAPGETGAIIFYFYDGTKEILEDRVNSNQSEVKLRFNSVGIHKLYCSYTVFVTPQSFPSDKSGTMTIIVKELSIAPVLEIFPYSKIYEGDRLDIMCGIRDLMPEMQGNVHLYLSRGTQLLSRGNTNVNHSMIALAKDTEEFECRLEMGNVVKVDTKKVAVTELFSVPTLSMSPSEVFQREYMTLSCKSDSFALERIHRDDLIYTMDPPESLLVQKSTGVFVGKALLYDFNYTCIAQAKGIRKYSRLLTVRPKVTVSTPRISVAGRAVLGRPFKILCQSDTGSLPINYTLLQDYEQLSMAIVKMPFEQALFTITINHPGDINKFMCEAKNSQREGPLSKRLDATVVVPLSHPTLTVIPNFLEIAEGDHLFLICGVKGTPPITFKWYRDDSNKPIFTTTSDKNNTDYQIQALGKDDSGSYYCEALNYANNVVRSAPVTIEVRLALWKKALIGGFCLLVLGVLVVAIVLCFRSKRGKREAAAELSVRSATL, encoded by the exons ATGGACCGCTTTCTGCTTCTGTTGTCCTGCATGCTCATATTCACCT ACCATCCACAGAGAGGGGCCGATGCTCAATCGA TGTTCACTATCAGAAATATCAGCATATCCCTCGAACCCGGTTCCAATGTGGCGCGGGGCACCAATGTGACTGTGCGCTGTCAGGCTTTGGTCAGCAGTTCAGGCTCAGGGACTCTGAGTCGGGAGTACACAATCTACAAAGACAGCATCGTAGTGTACACAAAGACCAGCAGCAGCTCAGGCGACCTCATCTACCGCCTCTTCGATGCCAGGGTCTTCAACACGGGCAAATACAAGTGTATGATCAACATTGAAGGCAAGAGGCTGACCAGCGAGGCCAAGAAACTTTCAGTCACTG GTCTTTCTACACCTCTGCTTAATTTGAAAACTGCGATGATCAGTGAGGGGGAGGAGCTAACAGCCAGGTGCACAGCGCCCGGAGAAACGGGCGCCATCATTTTCTATTTCTATGATGGCACCAAAGAGATCCTGGAGGACCGCGTTAACTCCAACCAGTCAGAAGTCAAACTCCGTTTCAACAGTGTCGGCATCCACAAACTGTACTGTTCCTACACCGTCTTTGTGACACCTCAGTCCTTTCCATCCGACAAGAGCGGCACTATGACCATCATAGTCAAAG AGCTTTCCATTGCACCAGTTTTGGAGATTTTTCCTTATAGTAAAATCTACGAAGGAGACAGACTTGACATTATGTGTGGCATCAGAGACCTTATGCCCGAGATGCAGGGAAATGTTCACCTCTACCTGAGCCGTGGGACTCAGCTTCTCAGCAGAGGGAACACCAATGTCAACCACAGCATGATCGCATTGGCCAAGGACACAGAGGAATTTGAGTGCAGACTGGAAATGGGAAATGTTGTGAAAGTCGACACAAAAAAGGTTGCAGTGACTG AACTCTTTTCAGTGCCCACTCTCAGTATGTCTCCAAGTGAAGTCTTTCAACGGGAATACATGACTCTGAGCTGCAAAAGTGACAGCTTCGCTTTAGAGAGAATCCACAGGGACGACTTGATTTACACAATGGATCCACCGGAGAGTCTCCTAGTCCAAAAGAGCACTGGCGTTTTTGTGGGCAAAGCCCTGCTCTACGATTTCAACTACACCTGCATCGCACAAGCCAAGGGCATCAGGAAATACAGTCGACTATTAACAGTCCGACCGAAAG TAACTGTATCAACGCCAAGAATCTCCGTGGCTGGTAGGGCAGTGCTAGGACGTCCCTTCAAGATCCTGTGTCAGTCGGATACAGGCAGTCTACCCATAAACTACACTTTGCTTCAGGACTATGAACAACTAAGCATGGCCATTgttaaaatgccttttgaacAGGCACTTTTCACCATCACAATCAACCACCCTGGTGACATCAACAAGTTCATGTGCGAGGCCAAGAACAGCCAGAGAGAAGGGCCACTCAGCAAAAGACTAGATGCCACTGTTGTTG TGCCGCTGTCTCATCCGACCCTGACCGTCATCCCTAACTTTCTGGAAATTGCAGAGGGGGATCATCTATTCCTCATCTGTGGTGTAAAAGGCACCCCACCCATCACCTTTAAGTGGTACCGCGATGACAGCAACAAGCCTATCTTTACCACCACCTCCGATAAGAACAATACCGACTATCAGATTCAAGCGTTGGGCAAAGATGACAGTGGTAGCTACTACTGTGAGGCCCTAAATTACGCCAACAATGTCGTCCGCAGTGCACCAGTCACCATAGAAG TGCGCCTGGCCCTATGGAAAAAGGCGTTGATCGGGGGCTTCTGTCTTTTGGTGCTGGGGGTGTTGGTGGTGGCCATTGTGCTGTGCTTCAGGTCCAAGAGAG GTAAAAGGGAAGCAGCTGCTGAATTGTCAGT ACGCAGTGCCACACTATGA
- the pecam1b gene encoding platelet endothelial cell adhesion molecule isoform X5, with translation MDRFLLLLSCMLIFTYHPQRGADAQSMFTIRNISISLEPGSNVARGTNVTVRCQALVSSSGSGTLSREYTIYKDSIVVYTKTSSSSGDLIYRLFDARVFNTGKYKCMINIEGKRLTSEAKKLSVTGLSTPLLNLKTAMISEGEELTARCTAPGETGAIIFYFYDGTKEILEDRVNSNQSEVKLRFNSVGIHKLYCSYTVFVTPQSFPSDKSGTMTIIVKELSIAPVLEIFPYSKIYEGDRLDIMCGIRDLMPEMQGNVHLYLSRGTQLLSRGNTNVNHSMIALAKDTEEFECRLEMGNVVKVDTKKVAVTELFSVPTLSMSPSEVFQREYMTLSCKSDSFALERIHRDDLIYTMDPPESLLVQKSTGVFVGKALLYDFNYTCIAQAKGIRKYSRLLTVRPKVTVSTPRISVAGRAVLGRPFKILCQSDTGSLPINYTLLQDYEQLSMAIVKMPFEQALFTITINHPGDINKFMCEAKNSQREGPLSKRLDATVVVPLSHPTLTVIPNFLEIAEGDHLFLICGVKGTPPITFKWYRDDSNKPIFTTTSDKNNTDYQIQALGKDDSGSYYCEALNYANNVVRSAPVTIEVRLALWKKALIGGFCLLVLGVLVVAIVLCFRSKRGRDTYDPAAARSSLV, from the exons ATGGACCGCTTTCTGCTTCTGTTGTCCTGCATGCTCATATTCACCT ACCATCCACAGAGAGGGGCCGATGCTCAATCGA TGTTCACTATCAGAAATATCAGCATATCCCTCGAACCCGGTTCCAATGTGGCGCGGGGCACCAATGTGACTGTGCGCTGTCAGGCTTTGGTCAGCAGTTCAGGCTCAGGGACTCTGAGTCGGGAGTACACAATCTACAAAGACAGCATCGTAGTGTACACAAAGACCAGCAGCAGCTCAGGCGACCTCATCTACCGCCTCTTCGATGCCAGGGTCTTCAACACGGGCAAATACAAGTGTATGATCAACATTGAAGGCAAGAGGCTGACCAGCGAGGCCAAGAAACTTTCAGTCACTG GTCTTTCTACACCTCTGCTTAATTTGAAAACTGCGATGATCAGTGAGGGGGAGGAGCTAACAGCCAGGTGCACAGCGCCCGGAGAAACGGGCGCCATCATTTTCTATTTCTATGATGGCACCAAAGAGATCCTGGAGGACCGCGTTAACTCCAACCAGTCAGAAGTCAAACTCCGTTTCAACAGTGTCGGCATCCACAAACTGTACTGTTCCTACACCGTCTTTGTGACACCTCAGTCCTTTCCATCCGACAAGAGCGGCACTATGACCATCATAGTCAAAG AGCTTTCCATTGCACCAGTTTTGGAGATTTTTCCTTATAGTAAAATCTACGAAGGAGACAGACTTGACATTATGTGTGGCATCAGAGACCTTATGCCCGAGATGCAGGGAAATGTTCACCTCTACCTGAGCCGTGGGACTCAGCTTCTCAGCAGAGGGAACACCAATGTCAACCACAGCATGATCGCATTGGCCAAGGACACAGAGGAATTTGAGTGCAGACTGGAAATGGGAAATGTTGTGAAAGTCGACACAAAAAAGGTTGCAGTGACTG AACTCTTTTCAGTGCCCACTCTCAGTATGTCTCCAAGTGAAGTCTTTCAACGGGAATACATGACTCTGAGCTGCAAAAGTGACAGCTTCGCTTTAGAGAGAATCCACAGGGACGACTTGATTTACACAATGGATCCACCGGAGAGTCTCCTAGTCCAAAAGAGCACTGGCGTTTTTGTGGGCAAAGCCCTGCTCTACGATTTCAACTACACCTGCATCGCACAAGCCAAGGGCATCAGGAAATACAGTCGACTATTAACAGTCCGACCGAAAG TAACTGTATCAACGCCAAGAATCTCCGTGGCTGGTAGGGCAGTGCTAGGACGTCCCTTCAAGATCCTGTGTCAGTCGGATACAGGCAGTCTACCCATAAACTACACTTTGCTTCAGGACTATGAACAACTAAGCATGGCCATTgttaaaatgccttttgaacAGGCACTTTTCACCATCACAATCAACCACCCTGGTGACATCAACAAGTTCATGTGCGAGGCCAAGAACAGCCAGAGAGAAGGGCCACTCAGCAAAAGACTAGATGCCACTGTTGTTG TGCCGCTGTCTCATCCGACCCTGACCGTCATCCCTAACTTTCTGGAAATTGCAGAGGGGGATCATCTATTCCTCATCTGTGGTGTAAAAGGCACCCCACCCATCACCTTTAAGTGGTACCGCGATGACAGCAACAAGCCTATCTTTACCACCACCTCCGATAAGAACAATACCGACTATCAGATTCAAGCGTTGGGCAAAGATGACAGTGGTAGCTACTACTGTGAGGCCCTAAATTACGCCAACAATGTCGTCCGCAGTGCACCAGTCACCATAGAAG TGCGCCTGGCCCTATGGAAAAAGGCGTTGATCGGGGGCTTCTGTCTTTTGGTGCTGGGGGTGTTGGTGGTGGCCATTGTGCTGTGCTTCAGGTCCAAGAGAGGTAGAGACACCTACGATCCCGCAGCAGCTCGCTCCTCCTTAGTTTGA